In Methanobacterium paludis, the following proteins share a genomic window:
- a CDS encoding ATP-dependent DNA ligase: MIEPMLCKLTGPEVQLTGTWISEPKYDGERIIASRKGDKISLWTRRHIQVSKKFPEITQALTKNMNDDNWIVDGEITVHGGFRDLLKRNVENKFKIHILSKKIPATYNIFDIIQWKGEDLISKPLIERKKVLIDAVYMDDRMRIVPFLKVDNQTVRKHFLEYLKDGFEGAVIKNAFSKYEPGKRSGQWIKIKREDTVDVYVVGATKSTGSIPFGALILKKDGRYFGKVGTGFTDQQRKDILKILEKNRGPRGIMLPPEIESEVLLTSKPLLAEIKIQEIIKGSPRSPVWVRFRWE; the protein is encoded by the coding sequence ATGATCGAACCCATGCTTTGTAAGCTCACAGGTCCGGAAGTTCAGTTAACAGGTACATGGATAAGCGAGCCTAAATATGATGGGGAAAGAATAATAGCGTCGCGTAAAGGAGATAAAATAAGTTTATGGACCAGAAGACATATCCAGGTTTCAAAAAAATTCCCTGAGATCACACAAGCTTTAACAAAGAATATGAACGATGATAACTGGATCGTTGATGGTGAAATAACAGTTCATGGAGGATTTCGCGACCTTTTGAAACGTAACGTAGAGAACAAATTTAAAATACATATCTTATCCAAAAAGATCCCAGCCACCTACAATATATTTGACATCATCCAATGGAAAGGGGAAGATCTTATATCAAAGCCTTTGATAGAGCGCAAAAAAGTATTGATTGATGCGGTTTATATGGATGATCGTATGCGCATAGTCCCATTTTTAAAGGTTGATAATCAAACTGTGAGAAAACATTTCTTAGAGTATCTAAAAGATGGATTTGAGGGAGCTGTTATTAAAAATGCTTTTTCTAAATATGAGCCCGGAAAAAGATCAGGCCAATGGATAAAAATCAAAAGAGAGGATACAGTGGACGTGTATGTGGTAGGGGCCACAAAAAGCACGGGTAGCATACCATTTGGAGCATTGATTCTTAAAAAAGATGGAAGATACTTCGGAAAAGTAGGCACAGGTTTCACAGACCAGCAAAGAAAAGATATATTAAAAATTCTTGAAAAAAATAGGGGTCCGCGGGGTATAATGTTACCACCTGAAATTGAATCAGAGGTATTGCTTACAAGCAAACCTTTATTGGCAGAGATTAAAATACAGGAAATAATCAAAGGTTCGCCAAGAAGTCCTGTATGGGTAAGATTCAGATGGGAATGA
- a CDS encoding peptidoglycan-binding domain-containing protein encodes MFGRGGGTINRKITYTTALVLCVLFSALPFAGAADTQNIQNNNVNTCLNQSNVGTNAVTDNGLKIGATGNQVIELQKWLKNQGYYTGAIDGSFGQYTQQAVKLFQTDANITIDGWVSTQTENAMKTLTGTNPITNNNNTKTTTKSAANQTTTTTAKATTTTKNTTATVSTSANTKTTASTITAAKAKVTSTTSKQTISGWFEPTGAFDSGYAYKWYYVTWLNYDPSSGQWGVLEYNPKGADGGELTSSVTGVDYDGVSGYEKEYSPRWQLTKA; translated from the coding sequence ATGTTCGGACGTGGAGGCGGTACAATTAATCGAAAAATTACATACACAACCGCATTAGTGTTGTGTGTACTGTTCAGTGCCTTACCATTTGCGGGGGCGGCTGACACTCAAAATATTCAAAATAATAATGTAAACACATGTTTAAACCAAAGCAATGTCGGAACAAACGCGGTTACCGACAACGGCCTAAAAATAGGTGCAACTGGAAACCAAGTAATCGAACTACAAAAATGGCTCAAAAACCAAGGATACTACACCGGAGCAATCGACGGATCCTTCGGCCAATACACACAACAAGCAGTAAAACTCTTCCAAACAGATGCTAACATAACAATCGACGGATGGGTATCAACACAAACAGAAAACGCAATGAAAACACTAACCGGAACAAACCCCATCACAAACAACAACAACACAAAAACAACAACAAAAAGTGCAGCAAACCAGACAACAACTACAACGGCTAAAGCAACTACAACCACTAAAAACACAACAGCAACAGTTTCAACCAGTGCAAACACAAAAACAACAGCAAGCACAATAACAGCAGCAAAAGCAAAAGTAACATCAACAACATCAAAACAAACAATCAGTGGATGGTTTGAGCCTACAGGCGCTTTTGACTCGGGATATGCGTACAAATGGTATTATGTAACATGGTTAAACTACGACCCATCATCCGGTCAGTGGGGAGTACTTGAATACAACCCAAAAGGTGCTGACGGAGGAGAATTAACATCCTCAGTAACTGGTGTCGATTACGACGGCGTATCAGGCTATGAAAAAGAATACAGCCCACGTTGGCAACTAACCAAAGCATAA
- the tfe gene encoding transcription factor E, giving the protein MPNTNSSTIPDLDTPHDKGGVEMLSDPVVQEILMDITNDEKTLSIIECILNGKTREEEIAEELGIKLNLVRKVLYKLYDAGVATYRRSKDPETQWFTYSWKFDEEKVHQIITKKYEKFSREIEESLEYEEGNMFFLCRANGHRYNFEEASKNNFKCPKCGGTLEYQDNSTIILELKQMMEKNQVA; this is encoded by the coding sequence ATGCCCAATACCAATAGTTCGACTATTCCGGATTTAGATACACCACATGATAAAGGAGGGGTAGAAATGCTTAGTGATCCTGTAGTTCAAGAAATTTTAATGGATATTACCAATGATGAAAAAACTCTTTCAATCATTGAATGTATTTTGAATGGTAAAACACGTGAGGAAGAAATTGCAGAAGAACTTGGAATAAAGTTAAACCTCGTAAGAAAGGTGCTATACAAATTATATGATGCGGGAGTAGCAACTTACAGAAGAAGCAAGGACCCTGAAACACAATGGTTCACTTATAGTTGGAAATTTGATGAAGAAAAGGTACACCAGATAATAACCAAAAAATATGAAAAGTTCTCAAGGGAAATTGAAGAATCCCTGGAGTACGAAGAAGGGAACATGTTCTTTTTGTGCCGTGCCAACGGCCATAGATACAACTTTGAAGAAGCATCAAAAAACAACTTCAAATGTCCAAAATGTGGAGGTACACTTGAGTATCAGGACAACTCCACCATAATACTGGAACTGAAACAGATGATGGAAAAAAATCAGGTAGCTTAA
- a CDS encoding winged helix-turn-helix transcriptional regulator has product MTAKKEYCCPVGAAMDEIGGKWKPLILWTLKDGKLRFSEINRILVTVTQRMLTKQLRELEKDNLINRKVYAVYAEVPPKVEYSLTKKGESVLPILHALHDWGKEYCVSKICLNELNEKSISHLKCV; this is encoded by the coding sequence ATGACTGCAAAGAAAGAATACTGCTGTCCTGTTGGGGCAGCTATGGATGAAATAGGTGGAAAATGGAAACCGCTTATTTTATGGACATTAAAAGATGGAAAATTACGGTTCAGTGAGATTAATAGAATTTTAGTTACAGTAACTCAACGAATGCTCACAAAACAGCTTCGTGAATTAGAAAAAGACAATTTAATTAATAGAAAGGTTTATGCAGTTTATGCAGAAGTACCGCCTAAGGTGGAGTACTCACTTACTAAAAAAGGTGAATCTGTCCTACCGATTTTACATGCCCTTCATGATTGGGGAAAAGAGTATTGTGTATCTAAAATCTGTTTAAATGAATTAAATGAAAAGAGTATTTCGCATCTGAAATGTGTTTAA
- the ku gene encoding non-homologous end joining protein Ku produces MRSIWSGYIAFGTILIPIRSYAASEDLHIHFHQVHKTDCGRVHYKKVCEKDGKELTADEIIKAVEIAGQCITFTDEEIKALKPFSSKTMEILGFCNFDEIPLVALSKPYYVGTESPKKGGVGQSFLLLKEAMEKSNKVAIVKWLLRSNEYIGMLEPYQKGFLLKLVMYIDQIRSADEIEVIKAKVDDDLVEKGVKVIEKMTFDFEWSKYSETYTKQVRELLEKKALGEEIKISEIKLPETRSIEKELAKMLEH; encoded by the coding sequence ATGCGTTCGATATGGTCTGGTTACATAGCTTTTGGGACTATATTAATCCCGATTAGGTCTTATGCCGCGAGTGAAGACCTTCATATACATTTTCATCAGGTACATAAAACTGATTGCGGTAGGGTTCATTACAAGAAAGTATGTGAAAAAGATGGTAAAGAACTCACAGCTGACGAAATAATAAAAGCAGTTGAAATTGCAGGACAATGCATAACATTTACAGATGAAGAAATTAAAGCCCTTAAACCCTTTTCCAGCAAAACTATGGAGATTCTAGGGTTCTGCAACTTCGATGAAATACCCCTTGTGGCATTGAGCAAGCCCTATTACGTAGGAACAGAATCACCAAAAAAAGGTGGAGTAGGACAGAGCTTCCTCCTCCTGAAAGAGGCGATGGAGAAGAGCAATAAAGTAGCCATTGTAAAATGGTTGTTGCGAAGTAATGAATATATAGGGATGTTAGAACCATACCAAAAGGGCTTCCTTCTTAAGCTCGTCATGTACATAGACCAGATAAGATCAGCAGATGAAATCGAGGTTATTAAGGCCAAAGTTGACGATGATCTGGTTGAAAAAGGAGTAAAGGTCATAGAAAAGATGACATTTGATTTTGAATGGAGCAAATATTCTGAAACCTACACAAAACAGGTACGGGAACTTTTAGAGAAGAAGGCACTGGGAGAGGAAATAAAAATATCCGAAATCAAACTCCCTGAAACAAGATCCATCGAAAAAGAACTGGCAAAGATGCTGGAACATTAA
- a CDS encoding DUF488 domain-containing protein yields the protein MINIKRSYLPPEEGDGLRILVDRIWPRGVSKKDLKLDSLMKEIAPSSELRKWFAHDPERWDEFRNKYLGELEDKKELIGRLKIMEKFNGTLTLIYSAKDEEHNNAVVLRELLKKKPRVVKSYVNRTHG from the coding sequence ATGATCAATATCAAAAGATCGTATCTGCCCCCTGAAGAAGGTGACGGCCTTAGAATCCTGGTGGATAGAATTTGGCCTCGTGGAGTGTCTAAAAAAGATTTAAAACTGGATTCATTGATGAAAGAGATAGCACCCAGCAGCGAACTGAGGAAGTGGTTTGCTCATGACCCTGAAAGATGGGATGAGTTCAGAAATAAATATCTGGGCGAGCTTGAGGATAAAAAGGAACTTATTGGCCGGTTAAAGATTATGGAAAAGTTTAATGGGACTTTGACTTTGATATACTCCGCCAAGGACGAAGAACACAATAACGCAGTTGTTTTAAGAGAACTGCTTAAAAAAAAGCCCAGGGTGGTTAAAAGTTATGTTAACAGAACTCATGGTTAA